The nucleotide window GCTGAGCGGCCACTGGGCACGCTGCAGTTCTCGATGTCCCAGAAGACGCCCACCGGAGGGATGTTCTCTGGGCCAGCACTCTCTGGAGAACCTGACACAGTTAAACCAACAATCAAACTTATttgattcaattttttttttttaatatttgattcaattttttgatagatagatagactttattgatcccaagctgggaaattacagtatTGGGAAATTAAACAATCATTCTGAACACAATCAGTGTTCTAACATTTTAACAGATTTCTTTTATTAAGTTATTTCCTTGTGGTTGTAGTATTTGGTAGAACTTACTAACTAAATGCTGTGATGCCTGAAAACACTATTTCAGATATAAAATACCCACATTCAGATTTCATACATGAATTCAAATGTCCACTGACCATACTTCTGGCCAGTCTTGCTGAGGCTGGTCTTTGACATGAGCATCAAACTATCTGAGGAGGTCCCGCAGCCATTGCAAATGGGAATGGGAATAGGAGTAGTCTGGGGAATAGGAACATTGGGCCACGCGTTGACTGACTCTGACACCAGACCATTCATGGGCTGCAAACAGGTACAAATGCATCAAACGGTCAGAGAACAGATAAAACTGAcgaaaaacaatacaaaaagacAGCCCCTGTTGAAACAACTCTGATTATATAGAATATAGTTACCGAAAGTGATGTTCATGGCACATTAATACAAAGAAAGCCACAGTGAATGAGCAGAACTCTACCAACCTTCAACAAGCACTCCTGGCAGTAGTGTGCCCCCCTCACACAAACTGTGCGTTCTACATTTAGGTGCATAGGATTAGAGCAGAAGTGTGCTGAGGTGgttgtggtggtgatggtggtagAGGTGGGGTGTTCACCGAGTGCTGTGCTTCTCTGGGATCTTCTGGCTGAGGGACTGCAGTCCACACCACAGGTGTAGTAGCCAGAAGAGCCCAGGCAGGAGCCATGCAAGGGAGCAGGGAGAGATGAaatagaggggagagaggaagcCAAAGGGGCTGAGGAGGAAGATATGCTGGGTTGACTGCATGGCAGAGATACAGCTGGGTAGGCATGGAGAAGACCAGAGCAGCAGGGGAGGTAGGGGTGTGATGAAACTGGCTGGGAGGTAGCGACAGAGGAAGGCATTTGTGGTTTGCAACCAAGACCAAGAAAAGGATCGAGAGCTTTGCCTCCACTGCTACAGCTCAAGATATGTTTGTACTGATGAACAGATGAGGCTACAGAGCAAGTCCCAGACCTCCtaatactgctgctactgctgggGGCTTCCATAGAGCCTGGGGCCATGTAGAGTGAGACAACACCAGCAATGCTGCTATTGCTACCAACACTGCCTCCACTGCCTAATAACCCATAGCCTTCTGTGCTGCAATAGTCACACTGAGTGCAAACGCTTACTTTGGGGCTAGCCCccttttgttgctgctgttgtgttgGCTGTTGTTGGTGGGAGTCTTGTGGAAGCTGAGGAGGAAGCAAGCAAGGAGGAGGCAAAGGAAGAGGGGCCAGAGAGAAGGGCTGGGATGATTGGGAGGAGGAAGTAtggtgtggaggaggaggagggacatCTTTCAATTCCAGCACGGCCTTTCTGCTTTCCATGTAAGTGTTCTGAaacatggaagaaaaaaaaaagtgggttCGATTAtaaattaatcttgaaaacatgtttgtatacTTTCATATTACATGCTTTAaactcctctgtgtgtgtgcacctgtggATCTCTCCCTCACTGTCTCTGGTAAACCTGCTGTGGAAGGTCTGTGTCTAACAGGCTGCAGGTGAgcctctctgattggctgtgtgtTATATAATGGTGTAGATGGTTCCAGGGAGCTGATGGATTCCAGCCTAAAAGATCAAGCTTTAAAAAGACTGGCCCCAGCTCCTGAAGGCGCTGGGGGAAGCCCAGTGCCTTCAGGAGCATATCAACATGTTCTGAACTACATCtttgtaaaatattgtaaaCAGTACCTTACAAGTATGAATAGCAGCCACGGTGGGTAGTGCTTTTGTTTCTCTTCACCCGTGTTAGGAGTTTTAGATACaactttgtatttttgttgtaagCAGGGAAATTGAAGATGATTAATGCagttcagttttttgttgttgtagttgaTGTTTTGCCGTTAGCCACCCCGAAATGAAAATGTCCCTAATCCATTGTGTGAAATAAATACTTTTGAGGGCTGTCATCCTTGCTGCTGGTGGTTCTTGAGCACAGAAGAAGTctcatttcatctcattttgTTACACCATGCCAGCCAGGTCATAAAACTTCCTAAATCTTTATGCAAACGTCATTAATGTTACATTCAAATGATCTAAATGGTTGTGCAGCAGTTGAATTTTAACAGCACCCTAAATGCAGTCCTGCTTGGGAgcaagacaaaacaaagtacCATTTATACCAACAACTACAACATGTGTTTATTTCACATGGATTGTCATTGCTACATCCAAAAGAACTGCACTCTCTCATCCAACAAGTAAAACTTGTTATTTGCTGAATACAGGGTGTGCTATTTCGAGAACTTGCTGTCCCGTTTAGTCATCAGCTGACAGAGACTACAACATCATACCTGAATGACACCTGTACTTGATTTAACCAAGTCGTTATGCAGGTGACCAGGGAGCAGGaccattaaaaacaataaaaacatttcgtAGCTCCCCTgtaaaatacaagtcaatgagGTTCAGAGTTGACTTTTTTCCCTACTTTCCTGTTACTTGTAGCTATAGCCACAATGTTTTCTGATCCCCTTCAAAAAAGACTCATGCTTTGTCTCTAGCTGAATTAAATGTTGCAAGAGTTTAAattcataaatattttataattgttaCCTATGAGATGACAAAATATGTAGGATTGATGCACAGAACACAATTTCAGATAAGCCTGAACCATTGTCCTTTTCATCAAGACTTCAGAATAGAAAGTGATAAACATCCTCCACTTTCTCATACATGTCTGACCGTGTGTACAGATATCTAGACTGCAAACATGTAGATACTTACTTCTGTATATATGTGAGGAGGGGCGGCTGTCTCATTGGTGGAGAAGCAATCTTTTAGTTTCCATAGTAGGGTTGAGGACTCTGTTTTGGGGTGACCTAGCCAGGGGAAAGGTCTAGAGCTGCAGATGGATCTCTCCTTTCCCAGTCCTTCCATCATACAACCCGGAGAGGTATTTCACCATACtttcatctctcttctctctcattctttcctgTTTGAGGAAACGAAAGCTATAAGTTGATACCAGCTTGTTGCGCTTACGTCACCTATCAGTGTCCAGGTGTTTAAAGTGTCTCATTTCACAACAACGTAACACAGTAAAGTCCTTACTGACTCGTCCATTATATCACAAATGTTTGACTCGGCGCAACTTCATAACgactgttaaaaacaaacaaaggggTATGTCTGTATACATTACAAACTTGGCAAGTTTGGACTGTTTTTCTGAAGCGAACAACGATTCTATTTTATCGAAGCAAACAATGTACGTTAACTAAAATGACGTTAAGTTAGCTACAAGCTAAGTAGCGTTAATGCAGTTTCTCTCCTTGTATTATCCATTGTGTATGGTGAATTAGCTCGTTAACTAGCCGAGCTGCTACCTGAATGCAGATAATTTAACATTATCGATTTGTTTAGAGCTAAGTTAGCGTTACGTTCAAGCTAACAACAGACACCCTTGGTTAGCTTGTTTAGCATACACATAGCTTCTCGTACATGCTACCCTTCATTGTCTCTCAAGTTAAATCAATATAATTTAGTAATGGCGGTAAATATCTTAAACGGACTAAATGTATCTACCTGAGAAGCCTCGTCTCTCACATCTTCCTCAAACGACTGTTCCCTTCTAACCATCTCCCTGGAAACCCGCACCTTTTTGTAACCTACTTCTGCCACAAAGCCCTCGCAGCTGTCGCAATTGACTACATATGTTATTCCTACTGGATGATAAACAATGGACTATCACGAGGGTTTGgctgatatttaaaatgtagtcaCAGACGTAATAGTATAAGTAGacaataaattgttttttaaatgattgactTTGTGGCCCTGTACACAGAATGCGCAATGCATTTCACTCACTACAGTATATCTGAACAGGCGGTATATTGTTTGTACCTACAATTATGTTTATAATGTAACATcttttttaccatttaatatTCATCTCGACACTTCTTGCTCTCTTCACTTATTTGCACTATTGCTATCCTGTTTACAGTTCACAGAAACGATTTCAGAAGTCAGCCATTGCGTATATTTCTGATTCTTAAGATTGTCCTGTTATTTTGTGTAAGTACACTATAGGAGCCTTTAAACCGGTGTCACATTTcttatgtatgtgtatacacGCTTGGCCAATAAAGATGAGTTTCACCACATTTGGTACAAACTTTCTCACTTGCCATAACGCTTTATTCATGTATTGCTTTTCCCTTGCTGCCAGGCTTTTCCTGTGATGCGGAACACATCTGTATTTTTCAAGCAGGCTTTAATATTGTTTATTACTCAGTCATTTCACcagtcatttttctgttttcttctgttgCAGCATAGtacttcaaaacatttttatttattcaaaacatCCTGCTTACATCATCTTTTTGTCTCTCCCCAACAAGtaccaaaaaattaaaattaaagaaacaaacatgtaaaagtTGACTACTAGACCTACCTAAATGGTGAGTGTTCACTTTAAATGAATGGCTATCATGTTATTGACTACAATAGTGCATAAGGaggtagtagtagttgtagcgCCCTCTACCGGCTGGCAGGCGGCCAGCGCCCCCCTGTTGCCTGCGGGGTGTGGGGTACAGTAACGGGACACACAGCAGGTTCAACCATCAGTCCCAGCTGAGAGTGGAGATGGGTGAACAATAACAGCTCCGTGTTTTTACACATTATTCACATCTCTCCACTGCAAGCAAGGGGGGGGTCTGTAACCATTTAAACCATCAAACGCGGTCCGTCTCAATTGAAAAGAGGCTCATCTATCAATTTAGACTGCACCGGCTTTTTGTTCCCGTCCGTCATGGCGATTGCTCACGTAGCCACCGAATACGTTTTTTCCGACTTTTTGTTGAAGGACCCCACGGAGGCGAAGTACAAAGGCGTGCGTCTGGAGCTGGCGGCGGACAAAATAGTCACGTTTCTGGCGGTCGGGTTGCCTCTGTTTCTCATCTCACTCGCGTTTGCCCAAGAGGTGTCAGTCGGTGAGTTGGTGAGAATTTGTAAGCATCCTCTGAAGAGTAGCCTCCATCATCTGAGTCTGCGAAACCTTCatcttttgttattttgatgCTCTCCCACCCTCTGCTACACCATAGCAACTGGGGTATTTCAAGTAAAAGAACAGGTTATAGTTATACAGCCGTGGATTCAACTATGCGATCGGGGCTGTGTAGTCATGCATGCAGGGGATTTTACATCCAGTAAATAGCCAAAAATAGAGAGGTGTAAATACTGAAGGTGTGGTTTATGTTTCCACCCTTTCTCCTTATCTCACGCCCAGACATGCGCTCAGGGCACAAAATTAGCAGCAGACACCAGTCAAATGCTGGTAACACATGCAAGTGGCTGGTAAATATTTGCCCCACTcaccaaccaaaaaaaacccagtgaTAATAATCTAATGAGAGCCCTGGTGAACAAAAAGGTTAATTATAATGACTAAAGTGTTCTGCAAATTACTGATCTATCTCCATGACTCCATCTTTATTATAAACGCAACATATTTCCTTCAGCTGTAGCCACTCTACATAATCTTGTCCACCATCTGTTGTAGCTGTTATCTTAAAGGACAATAACAGAGATAGACAGGACGGTTCACTGCAGAGCCATAAGATAACTTTTATTGTACTGCtaagaaagaatgaaatgaaTAGGGACAACTGTGtgtattataaaatattaatacagtGATTCCGTCCATGTTGTACTACTTAAAATTAATACTTATTAGACTGTATGTCATATTTGGTTAATACAGAAAATTATATTTCTGCTGTGAGGATTGtctcagtttgtgtggttaaagCACCAATTTGTTATCTTAACATGACTGCTCCTATGCTGCCAAAAGTTTGGCTACTGTCTGTTGACTAACTAACTGGGTCATTTGTGAATTGCCTGACTGAACCGCCTATTGTTCCCCCACCATTAAAGAGGATGCCAGAATTAGTGGCACAAAGTATGCTGAAAGCAGCTCAATTAGGAAAAGAATGAAGAAGATGGAGGGCTGACAActgttgtagttttattttttctctttgctgaATCATCAAAATACAGTGTAATTGTTTCTCTTCCAGGTACCCAGATCAGCTGCTTTGCTCCCAGTAACTTCTCTTGGAGACAGGCAGCGTATGTGGACTCCTTCTGTTGGGCAGCAGTGCAGCAACAAGCTGACAGTTCACCACTATGGCTACACAAGGTACAAACATCTTTACTCTCCCCACATTTTCTGTGTCTACTACATAGTATTGAGGTTTAATATTATAGCAATCAAAGCTACTTTTCATCTCCTTTTTCTAATGTAGTGTTCTGTTTTTCCGCTTCCTGTGATTCCTTCAGTTCTTTCCATACATCCTGCTCTCACTCGCCATCCTCATGTACATCCCTGCCCTGTTCTGGCGTTTCACTGCCGCTCCACATCTCTCCTCTGACCTCAACTTCATCATGGAGGAGCTCGACCGCTTTTACAATCAGGCCATCAGACTGGCAAAGAATCTGGCGACTTTAGATAACAAGGATGGACCTGAGGACACACCGAGGTAAACACCATGTGATCGCCTGCCATCAGTTCTACTCACTATtagatcaaaaaaaaaagtttatttaccAGGCAGACcatgtgtattttaaaaatattgaatgAGCCATCACGACCTTTGAACTCTTTAGTTTTGGCAGGCAATAGTTTAAATCTAGTACTCAAACTTTTATGTCTTTGATGCCCCCTACGGGTGATATTAAACAGAAAGCTGTGGCAGACATTAATGAATACTGCCACCCTCTTCTGTCCTCTAGCTTTTTACATCAACTGTCTCATTTCTCTATGCCATCAGAATCAAttgaaatataataattcaACACCAGCAGACTTTAACTTGGATTATTATTAGAAAAGTCTGGAAACATGCCTGTacacatctgttttatttttgttgacaATTAGTATCAGACTGGTTGTGAAGAGTCTTGCATGGGACGTTTTGAAGTGTGCTTTTTCTAGATATGTTTCCTTCAGATAGAACTGTTATTGTAACGTGTCCCTGTGGCTTTTTCTGCCGCAGTGCTCTGGAACTGACCGAGGGCTGCTTCAAATACCCCTTAGTGGAGCAGTATCTGAAGACTAAGcgcttctctcactctctcgtGGTAAAGTACCTGGTATGCCGCGGCCTGACTCTACTCATCCTCCTGCTGGCCTGCCTCTATCTCGGCTACTACATCCGATTGGCCTCACTCACCGACGAGTTTCCCTGTGACTTGCGCACAGGAGTGCTGAAGAACGACAGTACGGTGCCGCCAGCTGTCCAGTGTAAGCTCGTGGCGGTGGGTGTCTTCAGGCTGCTCAGCTACATCAACCTGGGGGTGTATGTGCTTCTTGCTCCGCTGGTGGTGTATTCTTCTCTTGGACCGGCGCGCCAGAGCTCCAACTTCCTCCGGCCGTATGAGATGCTACCGGGCTTCGGTGCCTTGGGTGTGGTCACACCCTTCTACAATGACCTCAGCATCTATCTGATGTTCCTGCAGGAGAACCTGAGCGAactcaaatcatttaaatgtcttgAGGTGGGTCCCGACACAAACACTGTAGCTCCAGTGTggtgataaaaatgtgttaattacacaggaaaaaaaagtaacatgtCCTATTAACAGGTGCTGGAGTTGTTGCAAGAGGCAGGTGATGAGGGGTTTGACACCATGTGCCTATTGCGAACTCTGGGACAGGTGAAGACGGATGTGTTGGACAGCAAGAAGCCGTGCTCACGAAAGAACACCAAAAACACGAATAAGTCTGAAGCATAACTCCTCTCAGGTGAGGgacaatattattttaatataatggaggctgtttattttcagtgacatgaattgattgattggtaGATTTAACCTTGAATTTGTTTTATCCCCATCCTAGATCTCACTGCCTTTTTACTGTAAGGTTGGTCTAACTAAGGATACAGCCTGTGGATATGGAAAAGAAGAACCTGTGCACTTACTTTTTTCTGAGCAGATGGTGGTGGTCTTTATCAAAAATAGAGGAGGTCTGTACTCAGTCACACAGTCTGTAGTTTGACTAATAGATGTTTCACCTCtcagatgtcatttttttttaaacaagtgaAAGCTTTATAACTTCAAATACAGGTTCCCTAGGTCTGAGCCAATCTGCTGGTGACTGCAGACCTTCTATTCTAtttgtgaaaacacatttctatgtttctattttttcgTATAGTTCATGCTACTTTTCTCAGGATCTGAAATGCCTtccaatctttatttttaatataagcCATTTTCCTGGTACTGAAAGCTGCATATTAATCTTCCAGGCGCAACAGCCTATTTCCTGCCCTTAACTTTCTGAAGAATGAGATTAGATGTATTTAGTTACTGTAAAAAGGTGTTGTAATTGATGAAAGTTTGTCCATGCAAAGTAAGCATAATATGAATATGACTTGTTGGGTATTATAAGAACCGCTGGAGCAGCTCAGTCTGGACTGTGGGAGTTGAACTGTAAAGCATGTGATTCTTTATGTACTATGTGCATGTTGAAAGTAACACAAGACCTGAACTATCCAAACCAATGGACTGATGGTGGCTCTGTATTttacatgaaatattaattaatattgttgaggggaaataaaatattttaatcaattaCTGTCTGGAGTAAAGCAACTTTGGCCATCATGGgtcctttattttttctttcagaaTGCCATGGTTCCAATTTCTTCTCTCCAAGTTTTTGGTAATGCACATAATTGaggattaaaaatatagaccacACCAAACCAATGCAGCTAAGAGATGTGTCTGTGGCACAATAGGTTGGggtgttttgttgttaaataaaagattggtggttcgagcCCACCCAGGGATTAAAAATATAGGTCACACCAACTCAATGCAGGTTGCCCTTTGAATTTTAATAGACATACTAAATTATAATACTTTAGATCTTCATAGTCAGTATCATATAActgtttttctccataaacCTTGCACAGGGATGGGGATggtagaaggaaaaaaagaaactgaagtgCTTTACAAAGATATTACCAATCTAATTTCAACCtccaaaatcaaatcaaacttgATACACATGGCTTTTGTGCCCTAAGCAAACTGGCACAATATTGCAATGCAAGGGACTGGACTGGACTGATGTTTCCAGTATGAGCTGATGGAATATAACACAATTTACAAAATTAAGTTGAATTTAATCAACGCCTGTCACAAAACGTTCGTCAAGCAAGAGTCAAACACTGGGTGGGGTGAATAGATACCACTTGTTTCTCAAGCAGAATCACAGGCTACTTTACTTTGGATTGAAACAGGGCTCCGCCCTCCGCGGCATAAGGATCGTTGACTGCTCTGATTGGGTAATATTTCTCTGTCGTCATCTGTGTTGACCAATGGCGTTCGAGAATCGCAGCTTGGTTTGTATTTGGTTGCAGAGTGGAGAGACGAAGTAACGTAATGAGAGATTAGTTGGTGAAGTCTCATTTACTCGTTGTACAAATCTGGAACACTTAACCTGACGTTGAAACGTATTGTCCACgtatgttttaatcatttcCTTGTATGCAGGTGAGTCTGTTTGGTTTGGAATTTTGATTCGGTTAGGACAATTATACAATGTACAGTTAGCTAACTAGCTTAGCTAGCTGGCTatattagcttagcttaaatCATAGCTCACGGTAGATGCAGTTCTAATTTATGTTAGTTTCTAAAAGTAGCAAATGTTTTCACTTTCTGTCTTTACGTGCTAAGAgtaaatgcaaaacatataaCTGTGGTTATTACATGTCTCAGCCTTAGTATACAATGACAAAATGCACGACAGTGTTTATTAATATGAGCTAATTAGCGTTCACTAATGGTAACAGTTCTGTGTTTTGAATGGATAGGAAGTCGATACTCTTACGGCAGACAAGGGCAACGTCAAAAGGTGTACTTATTTACATAGTAAATTGTTCTCTCTGCCCCGTCATCCTGACTCAGCAGCAGACATGGTAGAGCCATCAACACATAAGTTTGCGTCCCTAGAAGAGGAGCTGAGCTTCTGGAAGGAGCAGTCAGAGAGACACGAGCAACGGTAACCTTATTAGACATTAACATAAAGACTAACACTACTCCTAACATATTCTGTGCTAGCCGTGTTGATACACATATCATACAGCATGGCGAGTCAGTCATTTTTGGTGATAAACTTTGTGTTGTCATCAGGGCTGCTGAGGCAAtagaggagctgcaggagttTCAGCAGATGAGTCGAGACTATGAGGCAGAACTAGAAACTGAGCTGAAGCAGTGTGAAGGCCGAAACAAAGACCTGCTTTTAGACAACAACCGACTCCGCATGGAACTGGAAAGCATAAAGGTAGGGCaccttgattttttaaatagtgcCTTTGGCCCCATACAGAGCTGGACAAAACCCCAGTGTTCCAGTTAGTGACATGAAGAAGATTCTACCTTTTCTCAGTCAAAGAGACACATGCACAGCTATTATGCAACCCAATTTCAGCATATCTTTGCCATTGCCACTAAAAAAATTGCTAAAATTGCTGCCAAGCTATAAAGCAGCTGACTGCTATTTTTACTCAGTGGTCCATGGGGAAGGGAACATTAATGGAGGACGTG belongs to Scomber scombrus chromosome 2, fScoSco1.1, whole genome shotgun sequence and includes:
- the LOC133997744 gene encoding pannexin-1-like, whose translation is MAIAHVATEYVFSDFLLKDPTEAKYKGVRLELAADKIVTFLAVGLPLFLISLAFAQEVSVGTQISCFAPSNFSWRQAAYVDSFCWAAVQQQADSSPLWLHKFFPYILLSLAILMYIPALFWRFTAAPHLSSDLNFIMEELDRFYNQAIRLAKNLATLDNKDGPEDTPSALELTEGCFKYPLVEQYLKTKRFSHSLVVKYLVCRGLTLLILLLACLYLGYYIRLASLTDEFPCDLRTGVLKNDSTVPPAVQCKLVAVGVFRLLSYINLGVYVLLAPLVVYSSLGPARQSSNFLRPYEMLPGFGALGVVTPFYNDLSIYLMFLQENLSELKSFKCLEVLELLQEAGDEGFDTMCLLRTLGQVKTDVLDSKKPCSRKNTKNTNKSEA